The sequence tgaatcattgggatcctttaagaccagactTTACACAtttttagatcaatcagctactaggaaccagacaagcacagatcgtttgcctttttaattggttCCCCACCCTGTCtggttgcttctctctctctctctctctctctctctctctctctctctctctctctctctctctctctctctctctctctctctctctctctctctctgtctctgtctctctcaccctcctctctctctctctctctctctgtctctctctctctctgtctctgtatctgtctctcaccctcctctctctctctctctctctctctctctctgtctctgtctctcgctctctctctcaagtTATTTGATGTCATTGGTGTTGATGCTGTTCTCCCTATAGGAGTTGAAGAGCCGCCGATTCTGGCGCGCAGTCCTGGCTGAGACCCTCGGCTCTCTGATCTTTGTGATGGCAGCGCTGGGCTCCTCTCTGCCCAGTCCAGGGCAGGGCTGCTCGGTTCCCCTGGTCCAGCCAGCTCTGGCGGTCGGGTTCACAGTGGTGGGGCTGGGTCACTGCTTCGGGGAGATCAGTGGAGCCCAGATGAACCCTGCAGTCACCCTGGCCTTCCTTGCCACCCGCAAACTAGACATTCTCCGAACAGCCTGCTACATCCTGGGCCAGTGTCTGGGAGCCACGCTGGGGGCTGGGATCCTGTACCTCACCCTGCCTCTGAAGTCTGCAGCAGAGTGCTATGTGAACAAGGTGAGTGGGAGAGGGAGGGCTATGAAACACTCGGCAGAGATGTGGAGGTAATTGTTTGGGAGTGCTATGAACACTCTGCAGAGATGTGGGGGTAATTGTTTGGGAGTGCTATGAACACTCTGCAGAGATGTGGAGGTGATTGTTTGGGAGTGCTATGAACACTCTGCAGAGATGTGGAGGTAATCGTTTGGGAGTGCTATGAACACTCTGCAGAGATGTGGAGGTAATTGTTTGGGAGTGCTATGAAACACACTGCAGAGATGTGGAGGTAATTGTTTGGGAGTGCTATGAAACACACTGCAGAGATGTGGAGGTAATTGTTTGGGAGTGCTATGAACACTCTGCAGAGATGTGGAGAATcgtttgattacactatgtaacacaatttttgttcctgggtagtaagtgttatttcctaattgcttatgcctcaaaagtatagaaaatggctagtattccccacaaactttgcttttgtgaccaggacagtgatattttgaaatttacctatttccaatgagaaaatgggcgaatttgtgtcttttcgttcacataaagtcagaaaaaaacaacatatgaatccaaattaacatgtatttatactaaagtaatagaaaaatgactacaaaagatttagaagtgagtagtttttcgacatttacgattatactgtaaatcactttcacgaatcagcccccaaatgtagtctcccatcatgttctcgttatactgtccttggtagcggcgttcaaagtccagtatatcctggtggaagcgctcgccttgctcctccgagtacgctcccatgttctccttgaatttatcaagatgagcatcaaggatatggactttgagggacatcctacagcccattgtgccgtagttcttcaccagagtctcaaccagctccacatagttttcggccttgtgattgcccaggaagccccgaaccactgcgacaaagctgttccaagccgctttctccttactagtgagcttcttggggaattcattgtactccaggatcttctttatctgtggtctgacgaagacaccggctttgacctttgcctcagacagcttagggaagaagttttgaaggtacttgaaggctgccgactccttatctagagctctgacaaattgtttcataaggcccaatttgatgtgcagtggtggcatcagcaccttccgggggtccaccagtggctcccacttgacgttgttcctccccacagagaactcggtccgctgtggccagtcccgcctgtggtagtgcgccttggtgtccctgctgtcccaaaggcaaagatagcagggaaacttggtaaaaccgccttggagacccatcaggaatgccaccattttgaagtctcctatgaccttgatgccatctcagaaaaatgcagatatgtatccacttaggcagctggaactaaactgaactggtgggcttaaggcccctgtatttatactactatttatattactggaaagttctagaaagttctagaagttactccaagtttactcagcactgaatctatctggaatgttctggaaaataggtaaatttcaaaatatcactgtcctggtcacaaaagcaaagtttgtggggaataatagccattttctatacttttgaggcataagcaattaggaaataacacttactacccaggaaccaaaaaaaaaaaaaaatttgttacacggtgttacgaTCGATGGTCAATCCTGTACATTATCCTGGCctgttataaaaatataaaaagaaaacccaCCAAATAGATTATTATACGGTCTCAAAAACCTAATAGTTTAGCTTTTCACTTGTATTCAGAAGCTTACATTACTGTCATTCTGTGCCTCAGTAATTGTTCTGTTGTCAGATATAAATGAGAGATTCAGCCTTATAATAAAACAagaaattattacataacattatTGAGTAATGGTTTTGTTACCGTGGTGCACCGGAGGGCAGGGTGTCAATGTATCATGCCAACAAAATGGAAATGTGAGCATTGCCCCTCCCTAACTCTGAGCACTACTGACTGTCTTGTATCTCAGACACAATGCAGGACGAGATTTCTATGTATTGATATCAGCTGTATTGAATTGTGTCACAGTTACATTCACATTCCAGGGGAGCTGCATGGCTGTGCTGGTCAGCCTCTGTATTATACTGAAGGGTTATCCCATGTACAATCCTCTGTTGGCGCTTCAACACATTAAAAAGACGTTGGTGCTGTTCCCAGGGCTGATGTAGGTACTGCAGCACGTGTGTAGCTCATTAAAAAGAAGTGGAAACACAGATGGTATGAATCTTTTAACCAAATAaaggttctgttgtattgataTGAGCTTTATTGAATCGTGTCTCATTTCTAGTGTTGATATGAGTTTTATTGAATCGTGTCTCATTTCTATGATTCCTATTCCAGGTGAACTCAGAGGGCAATGCTGGCCAGGCTCTGGGGATGGAAGTCCTTGTCACCTTCCAGCTGGTCTTCACCATCTTCTCTGTGGAGGATCACAGGAGGAGAGAGGTGGGGGAGCCAGGGAACCTGGCCATCGGATTGTCAGTGAGCGCCGGCGTGCTCACGGCGGTGAGACACTGCACTTTACCTTTACTGATTGTACTCTGCACAGTATCTCTGCTTTGTGTAGACTTGCCTCGGATGTATCCAGAGTAACGTGGGTTACTGCATGACTTTGTGACATGCAGTAATAGAATGGAGCTGTGGAGCTAGGCTATGTGTGGTCTGAAGCATGACTGCTAAAATCATTGTGTTCTGTGCTTGTACCTGAAAGCCTCTAGACTCTATACTACCTTCTGGCCGGGATTAACATTTGTCCAATGTTACAGCATCATCAATTACAGGGGCGGGCCACTGTTGCCGTTTTAGATCCTTACACATCTGTGCAGTTCTGTGCAGCTAACTGCTCCTTACGGCTGCACAGATGCATTCAAGCAGCTGCCTGCATAGTTCTTGCAGTCTACTGTACTTCAGAAAGCTGCAGGATCTGTGCAGGCATCATCTGTTTACTCGCTGATCTCAATAAAGAAAGCAAGATCCTGTCGGCTTGTCTGTGGAGCAGAACACCGTCTCCTACAGTATTGCATggcaatatttcaatatttcaaaacCGATTCcagtcacattttattttaaaggaggttttttttgttttgtttatgaacTGTTAataacagctaataaacatgttaatgtacattatttatttttctgttaactgCCCATATAATATGGGCCATCTAAAACATCAAACACCAGTGCCCtgtggatgatcaatcaaacaccagagccctagggatgatcaatcaaacaccagagccctagggatgatcaatcaaacaccagagccctagggatgatcaatcaagcaccagagccctagggatgatcaatcaaacaccagagccctatggatgatcaatcaaacaccagagccctagggatgatcTATCAAACACTagagccctagggatgatcaaCCAAACACTagagccctagggatgatcaatacccagtcaatCATATACCTTAAATCGGTTCAAATTCTTACTGTAGTATTTTGctaattaaatcaggtttttattaaccctaaccctaaaccctatacctaaccctaaccctaacactaaccataagctaaaaattaacaatgtttgttaacagttaataaacaaaaaaaaaatagccctTAAAATAAAACGTGACCCCAATTCCTTTTGTTGATGTATCCAACACAGTTCTAAGTACAGTAAACCTGTAAGTACctataaatacagtaatccaGCCCCTCCGCACACTGGCATGCTGTATAATTCAGCAAGATTATTGGGAACAGACCAAATCCCAACTGAAATGAATGGTGATTTGTACATTTCATTAAtagcttgaaaaaaaaataccattcaaaaatgaaatacacatttCCTTTTCAGGTAATTGTAGCTAGCAAAATGGCTCTGTACATTGTCTATACCCTGCACAACAATTCACTCTATAGGTCACAAATGTTAcacgttacagcaaacatgtatgttcattttgaaacatggtgtctggtactacactaggttaaagaaaactctgtGTGGAAGCCATGTCTTTAGCCTGTCTTctacttcctgggtcacctggagagtgaaacggTCCCTGCACGTTGGGCCGCCTTTCTCTTTAGTAACCAGCCAGCTGCGTCCCCGAATGAGCCAGTAAGATGCTTCCTTTCTGGAGACACAGCTGGGGTAAATGACACAGGAAATAAAGCAGTAAGACACTTCTTAGAAGACAAGGCAAACAAACGGAGTCTTTAACCTGGTGCACAACCAGATGTCTGTTGTAAAGTGAAAATAAGTTTTCTATAACAGAAAGTGCTTGACCGGCAAGATTAATTAAATTAGCTACAACCGCTTATGATAGGAATAAGTGAGAattattgcctggagttattttGTAGCTCTGTACACTTTTACGGTAAGGCGTGCTTTTTTCGTCTGTGATTTCCATGGTGTTATGTGGCTCACGGCTCCTTCCTTCTCTCTTATGATTCAGGGTCGTTTCTCCGGAGGCAGCATGAATCCCGCTCGATCCCTGGGCCCTGCGATAATCACCGGGATCTGGGAGCATCACTGGGTAAGAACTGGGAGGCTCTGGGGATACTGGATTTTCTGTGGCCAAAAAATCCTGCAGGAATGTGGGGGGTGAAAACCAAATAGTCCaaactctgtctctctctcacaggtTATTCATTTGTCGACTGAAAAAACACATCTACAGATCCAGCAGtatctcaatcaatcaatcaacctttaTCTCTGTACAAACTACAACACTGTGCATAAACCGGCCATCCCTCTCCCCCGGAATATTTTCCCTTTCAAACAAAATAACTGTAACAAATGTACAGGGTATTCCTGGAATATACCGTTAAGTATCTTGTTAATCTAATTGTTAATATCATTTTTCCTTTCTTAAggccaataaaatataaatatttcacttttttcaacttttaaataATAGCCAAACCTAAACTCACTGTTGCTTAAAATTGAAATTCAAATAACAATAAAAGTACAAACTAGCATGTTCCCAACTCCGATGTGAACCCCTTTCTACACAGTGGAAGCCCAGGCCGCTCTGCGCCATTCGCAAGAGCAAACTAAAGCTGGATTATTTTACACTGGATAACTTGCATCCCTTTCAGTCCTGGTTCTCCTCCCTCACCCCTTACCCTTTCTCTGTTCAATGGATTTCGTCCCATGCTGGGTGCAGTCCtggctgtgttttctctctcctcttccctgcctctctccctgtctcaggTGTACTGGATCGGTCCCATGCTGGGTGCAGTCCTGGCTGTGTTTTCTTTCACCTcgtccctgcctctctccctgtctcaggTGTACTGGATCGTTCCCATGCTGGGTGCAGTCCTGGCTGTGTTTTCTCTCACCCtgtccctgcctctctccctgtctcaggTGTACTGGATCGGTCCCATGCTGGGTGCAGTCCTGGCTGGACTCTCTCATGAGTTCTTCTTCGCAGCCAGCGCGTCTCGCCAGAAGCTGATCGCCTGCCTCACGTGTAAAGACATTGAGATCATGGAGACGGCTAGCGCGTCACGGTCCTCACTGTCCACCGTCACACAGTCCGCCATGCGGGCCAAACACACCAACAAGAATGACCACAACTGACCAGGGACTGACCAAAGCAACCAATAACACACCTGACCCAGTGACTGACCAATGTTACAACCTAAACTTACTAGCAACCAAGCACTGATTAGCACCAGCAACCGTCCAGACATTGAATAAGAATAAGATatccagctggtttcacagaccctgattagcacgaATCTTGGACTGTCCAATGTTACTTTAGGTGGTGCTAATCAGGATCCAGATGATCAAGTCATTAGTCTGCAAATTTAATTACGTTAAGATTCATATGTTAGTCTCccagtgtctcccctggtaaaggcacgaccatgtggtgtgcagggtgagtcacatagtcaggggagtgcaggttcctggctgtgtggagtggctggtcttcactggggttTCCAGagggagcatcacattggctctggtgctctcGTGGGTTcaggaggcaaaaccggcagagactgtttctcctcatcatgaTACAGCGGACCCTACCAGCCAGGCACCCAgggagctcagagcagacacctgcagggctggggAACACAAGGCCACTTTGtgacttggaacttggtttcaggagactaggtttcaggcctgttcctgaaaaagtggctttgtgctcCCTCAGCTTAAGGTATAAGTCTGCCATCgctgtaattttaaattaaaatcaagGATATTATATAACACAGTTCAGAGACCTCTAATAAAAGGTTGTATTCAATATATTTATCTCTTTTCTAAAATACAACAATCCTCCACAGATAAAAACAGATGACAACATAATTTTAATTTAGGTACACATTTTGACTTCTAAAAAGCCGGTGTTTAAAgatgtatatataaaaatccTTCACAGGAACTCCACAAAAAAGCACCTAAATGCTCCTCACAACACTTGACACAGAATGTCCACTCAACTAAATGATCTATCATTGTAACCAGCATATACACTGACCCGTTACTGAGCAAGCATTGACCAGACCAACTACTGACCAACCCCTGACCAGAGAATGACCCGCAGCAACAAGCAACATagtgtacattttgtttcatgaGATTTATATATAGCCCACAGTGCCTCTAGGTGGCCTAATCATGTAATTGTCTTGGAATGTTTTTGAGAGTGACACCAGGTGGTGGGAAATTGTAAACTGCAATAAGCGTCATACACAGaaagttttcatttttgttaGTTCTGAACCATACACTGTAATATTTACTaatattacatgttttatttattcattttgatttacaatttaagtattttttaatattttagtacAGTACCAGGATAAAATGCAGCGATAATTCTCCCAAGTACAATGAAAGTATATTTAAACCTACTGTACATTTATAGTGGAATTCAGACTTCCCTGGGATCAAACTCCGAACCTGCTTGGCAACCTAATTTGGAGCAGTGTGATTCACAGTCATTCTgacgttggatttgaatgaatgcgaGATTCCATAATGAAAATGTTATTAATGCTAGAACTCTAAACACTTCTAAAAAGGCTTTGGTGTTCCGGGGTCGCACCAGATAGgtcttgtactgtattgtatacaGGGCAATGCTCACAGGAGGCATACACTTATCAGAGGAATAGACGTAGATTGCAAACTATTTCAGGCCCAAGAAAACTGTACTTTTGTAAAAATGTGCACTAATCTAAATTCACTGCAGCCCTCTAATGGACTACATATCCTGTTTGATCACCCGGTGAGCTCAAAGCAGACTCCTGCAGCGTTggactttgtcctccagggggcggtggCTCACCTCCACTGTGGAGCTCCGGGGTGTGagaggtgattggcttggggACCCCCGCtgaccttcagctctcctgagctgtgtggggctTTGCTGTGGTGAAGAAGCATTACTGGTGAAAAACAAGGGCacaataaactgaaaaaaatctaaatatctgTTGTACGTTCTAAGATAAGAAATGCACTGAAGCTACCATTTTAAATGATTGAATTAGCTTTCAAATGTGTAATAATACCTACTTCAGAAACAAATGAAGAAATGGCTCTAAAATGAAGCTTAAATGTAGTCGTGTATAATCACAGaatgtatttcaatgttttattatgGTATGTGTTTTTATCCCAATGCAAAGTTAATGACTCAAAACAAACAAAGTCTCTTCTGTATCTGATAAAGTGCCAAAGTTCTGGTGCAATGCCAAATAATTGGCATATCAAAAGTATTCTGTGCTTTGTATGGATTTTATGAGCTAGTGTTTAAGTTTTTCAAATGTGTAACttgaacctttatttttgtataaatgtatgtatacCAGAGAACTGAATACAAGAATGACTTTATAGTGGTACAGTgcgcacatgtattagaacaccctatTGCTTTtataagtgtggagtagtgattagggctctggactcttgaccggagggttgtgggttcaatcccaggtgggggacactgctgctgtacccttgagcaaggtactttacctagattgctccagtaaaaacccaactgtataaatgggtaaatgtatgtaaaaataatgtggtattttgtaacaattgtaagtcgccctggataagggcgtctgctaagaaataaatacaaataatacagcagtgtgcacatgtattagaacaccccattgcttctgtattagaacaccccattgcttctgtatcagaacaccccatcgcttctgtattagaacaccccatcgcttctgtattagaacaccccattgcttctgtattagaacaccccattgcttctgtattagaacaccccatcgcttctgtattagaacaccccattgcttctgtatcacagcaccccattgcttctgtattagaacaccccatcgcttctgtattagaacaccccattgcttctgtattagaacactccattgcttctgtatcagagcaccccattgcttctgtatcagagcaccccattgcttctgtagttttgatttgttgtgcatgtgaaatcaaaccactggaactgaacattttggaaaattgtcaaaataggtacattagtgattgtctaatttaactgatgactttaataggccacacctgcaattaattaaatatagtaaaagaaaaggaacacagagccactaattataaaatgcaggagactttttagaagttgtttaagatggataattaaagcacaaagcggtcaaacattttcacacatcagTGTCtaattgtttctatatcactatTCTCACCCCCTGAGGTGCAGGTTGGTATATAAAGGAtctaaatgacacatcttgaggtgttctaataaatgtgcacacgaCTGTAGGTGGCTCTAACTATTCTGACAAATCCTACTGTGGTGTGTAATAACAGAACTGCTGtgaatagttttaatatatccttataatgtgtggttttgtacatGAGTAACTATAGAGGGTCtttgtttaaaagtttaaaaagtttaCTATCTGAAATGACGTTGAAATCACTGCCAAAAAAGTTTTCTTTATTGAATATTCAACAAATAAAATATCTCAAAACAAGCTCTTTTCTATTGTTGAATGCAGCAACACAAGATTGTGTAACGTTTCTCACATATAGCTGCTCATTCCAAATCGAACTATGAAATGCAAGCAAAAAAACAACAGACTTCAGCAGAAGACCTGTGACACATTACCACTCCCACCGGCAGTTTTAAAGACTGCATTATAAAGAGCACAGCAGTCTCATTGGGGTGTTTTATTATGAAAgtaataacacacaacagggtgttcaaatatgggcCAAAATCCGCATACCTAGGGGCGTTCAGCAAGAGGTGAAGCCAAGTGCCATTAATAAGCCGAGGTCTGCGAGCATGTGAACACACGCAGTGTGTGATTGCGCTTGTGAAATGACACCGTCCCCCAGTGCTGGTTTTAGGCACACACAGCCCATGGAATTGCATGGGGCCCCCGGGCAGCAAGGGGGCCCCTGTTGTCATGGCTCAGTTACTATAAACAAACTTCTATTCACCTCAAGTCTGCACCAGAATGAATGACTCATTAGGGGTTTAAAGCCGTGCGCAAGTTTACATCAGTATGTGCCACGCATGTAATCATGTCACCCACGATTTAAGCTAAAAACGATTTGACACTGAAAACAAACTTGCGTGTGCTGCAAACTCGAGGggaatacataagaacataagaaagtttacaaacgagaggaggccattcggcccatcttgctcgtttggttgttagtagcttattgatcccagaatctcatcatgcagcttcttgaaggatcccagggtgtcggcttcaacaacattactggggagttggttccagaccctcacaattctctgtgtaaaaaagttcctcctgttttcagttctgaat comes from Acipenser ruthenus chromosome 42, fAciRut3.2 maternal haplotype, whole genome shotgun sequence and encodes:
- the LOC131709309 gene encoding aquaporin-4-like, which encodes MTLKEELKSRRFWRAVLAETLGSLIFVMAALGSSLPSPGQGCSVPLVQPALAVGFTVVGLGHCFGEISGAQMNPAVTLAFLATRKLDILRTACYILGQCLGATLGAGILYLTLPLKSAAECYVNKVNSEGNAGQALGMEVLVTFQLVFTIFSVEDHRRREVGEPGNLAIGLSVSAGVLTAGRFSGGSMNPARSLGPAIITGIWEHHWVYWIGPMLGAVLAGLSHEFFFAASASRQKLIACLTCKDIEIMETASASRSSLSTVTQSAMRAKHTNKNDHN